One part of the Mariniflexile litorale genome encodes these proteins:
- a CDS encoding ABC transporter permease, with protein MSLTLKNQLSSPSGVLKFLIKYNTIFIFVLLVVFSAMISDVFFTSINLSNLLKQVSGIGIISIGMLIVILTGGIDLSVGSLVALLAVVFAILINIVVLPLAISLTLVIGFLLGSISGYLVAYQKMAPFIATLALMTIARGLGFIYSKGSPITFKTPGGEFMANFANNSFLGIPNIAIIFIIIVIIAQVLLHYNVFGRLIIAIGSNEEASRLSGIKVNKYKFLVYAISGALAATAAIIVASRTNLGSPNMGMAWELDAIAAVVIGGASLNGGKGSAVNTLMGVLILGLIGNILNLLNVPSYPQQVVKGAIIVFAVLLQRFEDK; from the coding sequence ATGTCACTAACTCTAAAAAATCAATTAAGCAGCCCTAGTGGGGTTCTTAAATTTTTAATAAAATATAATACAATCTTCATTTTTGTATTGCTTGTAGTTTTTTCAGCAATGATCTCCGATGTGTTTTTCACATCCATAAACCTGTCCAACTTATTAAAGCAAGTTTCAGGTATTGGTATTATTAGTATTGGTATGCTCATAGTCATATTAACAGGGGGTATCGATTTGTCGGTTGGCTCTTTAGTCGCTTTATTAGCGGTTGTATTTGCAATCCTGATTAATATAGTGGTGTTGCCGTTAGCAATATCACTTACCCTCGTTATTGGTTTCTTATTAGGAAGTATTTCTGGATATTTGGTAGCTTATCAAAAAATGGCACCATTTATTGCGACACTTGCACTTATGACGATTGCTAGAGGATTAGGTTTTATCTATTCGAAAGGATCTCCAATTACATTTAAAACACCAGGAGGTGAATTTATGGCAAACTTTGCAAATAATTCATTTTTAGGTATTCCTAACATCGCAATTATATTCATCATTATTGTAATAATAGCTCAAGTGTTACTTCATTATAATGTGTTTGGAAGGTTAATTATAGCTATTGGTAGTAACGAAGAAGCGTCTCGCTTGTCTGGAATAAAAGTTAATAAGTATAAGTTTTTGGTCTATGCCATATCGGGTGCTTTAGCAGCAACAGCAGCTATTATTGTTGCATCAAGAACCAATTTAGGCTCTCCTAATATGGGGATGGCTTGGGAATTAGATGCTATTGCAGCAGTAGTTATTGGCGGTGCGAGTTTAAATGGAGGGAAAGGTTCAGCTGTTAATACCTTAATGGGGGTTCTTATTTTAGGGTTAATAGGGAATATTTTAAACCTTTTAAATGTGCCTTCTTATCCACAACAAGTAGTTAAGGGAGCTATCATTGTGTTTGCAGTTTTACTCCAAAGATTTGAAGATAAATAA
- a CDS encoding substrate-binding domain-containing protein produces the protein MKTKKTTSVLKQLVKPFMVFALIISLTSCVEQTNSTQSNVNSAEDTNEKVESAMDLTGMKIGYCTPSLNAPYYQALLQSIESATKKNGMIFMSADGQDDINKQIAAVEDLITKGVDALLLNPKDPDALVGVTRMAAKAGIPVFIIDSSIDPSADYVTTIQSNNLANGELAGEWLAKKFGSKKMNIALLSGNAGNPVGKTRKQGLLQGITEEQLRTLGYIDLNIKTQAYTDWSYAGGLKAMEDALVAHPDINVVITESDVCVLGAIKAIAQAGKTDDILIVAGADGQKEAIKYIMETDFYGCTAMNSPVQIGKNSVEYAIQYFNGKRDFPKTSFTAPLLITKENAAKYYNPKALF, from the coding sequence ATGAAGACTAAAAAAACAACATCAGTTTTAAAGCAATTAGTAAAACCGTTCATGGTATTTGCTCTAATTATTAGCTTAACGAGTTGTGTTGAACAAACAAATTCCACACAATCGAATGTAAATAGTGCAGAAGATACTAATGAAAAAGTAGAAAGCGCTATGGATTTAACAGGAATGAAAATTGGGTATTGTACCCCGTCATTAAATGCGCCTTATTATCAGGCATTATTGCAAAGTATTGAATCTGCTACGAAAAAAAATGGTATGATTTTTATGTCTGCTGATGGTCAAGATGATATAAATAAGCAAATTGCAGCAGTTGAAGATTTAATTACAAAAGGTGTAGACGCTTTGTTGTTAAATCCAAAAGATCCAGACGCTTTAGTTGGAGTTACAAGAATGGCAGCAAAAGCGGGAATTCCAGTTTTTATTATTGATAGTTCGATTGATCCTTCGGCTGATTATGTGACTACGATTCAATCAAATAATCTAGCAAACGGAGAGCTTGCTGGTGAATGGCTAGCCAAAAAGTTTGGTTCTAAAAAAATGAATATTGCCTTACTAAGTGGTAACGCCGGAAACCCAGTGGGTAAAACACGTAAACAGGGTTTGCTGCAAGGTATTACAGAGGAACAATTAAGAACTTTGGGTTACATCGATTTAAATATTAAAACCCAAGCTTATACCGACTGGTCTTACGCAGGTGGTTTAAAAGCGATGGAAGATGCTTTGGTAGCACACCCTGATATTAACGTGGTGATTACAGAATCCGATGTTTGTGTGTTAGGTGCTATTAAAGCGATTGCTCAGGCCGGTAAAACAGACGATATTTTAATAGTGGCTGGTGCAGATGGACAAAAAGAAGCCATCAAATATATTATGGAAACCGATTTTTATGGGTGTACAGCTATGAATAGTCCTGTTCAAATTGGAAAAAATTCGGTGGAGTATGCGATTCAATATTTTAATGGTAAACGTGATTTTCCTAAAACATCATTTACTGCACCCTTATTAATTACCAAAGAAAATGCAGCTAAATACTACAATCCTAAAGCTTTATTTTAA
- a CDS encoding sugar ABC transporter ATP-binding protein: MNNSESEYRLEMNGISKSFGIVSVLQDVNLKVKHGEIHALIGENGAGKSTLMKILSGVHQKDSGQVVLNGEEINPKNTHEGQLLGISVVYQELSLVNDLSVAENIYLHKLGANKFWMNWKKITKDAGELIKSLGFDINPAARVRDLSIVQKQVVEIAKALSEDTKILVLDEPTTVFDPTDTQKLFDNLLRLKKEGVSIIYISHHLEEIFKIADTVTVLKDGVDTGSRVVSETNTDEVIKLMIGRELKDLYPPRHVEISEKPIFSVRNLTAKDNLVHDVSFSVKAGEVLGIAGLGGSGRTETAKLIFGADKKKSGVISIAGIDLNISCPANAVKHAIGFVSEDRKEEGVFLPLSIGRNISITNFKPISNKFGFIFSDKETANVVGLIDKLSIKTPSGKVIVKNLSGGNQQKVALAKWLSIDSKVIIIDEPTRGVDVGAKVEIYNLINEVAKKGVGVIVISSDMPEIMGISDRILVMHKGTIFGELPKEKFSEENILRYSIGKHLKS; the protein is encoded by the coding sequence ATGAATAATTCAGAAAGTGAATACAGACTTGAAATGAATGGAATATCAAAAAGTTTTGGTATAGTATCGGTCCTTCAAGATGTTAATTTAAAGGTTAAACATGGCGAAATACATGCTTTAATTGGAGAGAATGGTGCAGGGAAATCAACACTTATGAAAATTTTAAGTGGTGTACATCAAAAAGATAGTGGACAGGTTGTATTAAATGGGGAAGAAATTAACCCCAAAAATACGCACGAAGGCCAATTATTAGGAATTAGTGTTGTGTACCAAGAATTATCATTGGTAAATGATTTGTCAGTAGCCGAAAATATTTATTTACACAAACTAGGTGCCAATAAATTTTGGATGAATTGGAAAAAAATAACAAAAGATGCTGGCGAATTAATTAAATCGTTAGGTTTTGATATTAATCCAGCAGCTAGAGTTAGAGATTTAAGTATTGTTCAAAAGCAAGTGGTAGAAATAGCTAAAGCTTTATCTGAAGACACTAAAATTCTAGTTTTAGATGAACCGACAACAGTTTTTGATCCTACAGATACGCAAAAGTTATTTGACAATTTATTAAGACTAAAAAAAGAAGGTGTCTCAATTATTTATATCTCACATCATTTAGAGGAAATATTTAAAATAGCCGATACTGTTACAGTTCTTAAAGATGGTGTTGATACAGGAAGTAGGGTGGTTTCTGAAACTAATACCGACGAGGTTATAAAGTTGATGATTGGTAGAGAACTTAAGGATTTATACCCACCAAGACATGTGGAGATAAGTGAGAAACCTATTTTTTCTGTTAGAAATTTAACAGCCAAAGACAACTTGGTACATGATGTGTCTTTCTCAGTAAAAGCAGGAGAAGTGTTGGGAATAGCTGGCTTAGGTGGTAGTGGAAGAACGGAAACAGCAAAATTAATTTTCGGGGCAGATAAAAAGAAATCGGGTGTAATAAGTATCGCAGGAATTGATTTAAATATTTCGTGTCCAGCGAATGCAGTAAAACATGCTATTGGTTTTGTGTCTGAAGATAGAAAAGAAGAAGGTGTGTTTTTGCCTTTATCAATTGGTCGAAACATCAGTATTACCAATTTTAAACCTATTTCAAACAAATTCGGTTTTATATTTTCTGATAAAGAAACGGCTAATGTTGTTGGTTTGATAGATAAATTAAGCATTAAAACCCCTAGCGGAAAAGTTATTGTAAAGAACCTGAGCGGTGGTAATCAACAAAAAGTGGCTTTAGCCAAATGGTTGAGTATTGATAGCAAAGTCATTATTATCGACGAGCCAACACGAGGTGTTGATGTAGGTGCTAAAGTTGAAATTTATAATCTTATTAATGAAGTGGCAAAAAAGGGTGTAGGAGTGATTGTTATTTCATCAGATATGCCTGAAATTATGGGAATATCAGACCGAATTCTTGTTATGCATAAAGGGACCATTTTTGGAGAATTACCTAAAGAGAAATTTTCAGAAGAGAATATTCTAAGATATTCCATTGGAAAACATTTAAAATCATAA